In one Drosophila gunungcola strain Sukarami chromosome 2R unlocalized genomic scaffold, Dgunungcola_SK_2 000004F, whole genome shotgun sequence genomic region, the following are encoded:
- the LOC128253777 gene encoding LOW QUALITY PROTEIN: integrin alpha-PS3-like (The sequence of the model RefSeq protein was modified relative to this genomic sequence to represent the inferred CDS: inserted 1 base in 1 codon): MCVLIFLVFLVVQSQIEAFNLSPYPNRVIKYPGHPKQTRSSYFGYSLVIRPKSIIVGAPRAQSTLQTQSAINEPGQIYRCSLENGDCTAYVLDSNGNYDSRDEENLSSHHKDFQWLGGSMDGGTQDTDKLLVCAPRLYTHSSGFVDDLYRPIQYHLHGICYSVNNTLTARPQHVTPISPLRAADKQEIKNGTETRKYYIMGELGLSAHVPDDNSKFLIGAPGIDDWKGSVFLYQQRGYVETTSNVAKRDTSRALSQLRPKRDISSRKKILKPNWDQEIDSYFGYAVGSGYFNSANLTTLLYLATAPQANKQSGEAYIFAVDEGRIHWQRTFRGDQFGEYFGYSVLAEDLNSDGKTDVIFSAPFXSLDDSYDNGAIYVFINKGFFHFEMTIVKSPAGSKGRFGTTLSRLGDINHDGFNDIAVGAPFAGNGSVFIYLGGKLGLRDQPSQRLDAPDQQASKYGSHMFGHGLSRGADIDGNGFNDFAIGAPSAEAVYLYRSYPVVKIHATVKFNSREIKPGQDTLKISACFKLSTTAKKAGVEQQETDFRVIIDKELNRARFAQTQSNEMSFKANGSLDERCHDIVVQMGYSPIFDPIDLEMSYELAKKVQNSKDFCETCAIVDPFDSKVSSDRITFNTGCAKDECVVDLKLKSRNVSPTFIFGSANTISLSYEITNNGENAYYPKFNVTSSSSLPFAKVPGNCFTAEAVLVCKLNHGRPLAKGVSDFITISFDVGQLSGESLTISAEVHSAGSEENPTDNIHIDEIRLREFTEIDANGGPANGQVALKCIYSSAEIMNHYEVKSRGPSSIKQLTLSVYIPVAYKAPGSEVFVPIINMTSLHMQATYDSLMLPIKLYDQNDTLLNTFPIANSTQGGLDYDQTRSRRDLQSLLVNQTEEAGIFFERLFEKPPLNRSIVLDCRETNTTICAHAEMHVTLRPYKPINLNISFNADLRDIKEPWEYFVIQTDVELVKAGDPTSSSFVINGQIEPSVLYTHAGLSIWKIFMAVIGGGLILSAITYGFHKLGFFKRTLRNKKRRLIREIFEEGMVEADLSTDAEADIEIPLN; the protein is encoded by the exons ATGTGCGTCCTGATTTTTCTGGTATTTTTGGTTGTGCAATCGCAAATCGAAGCTTTTAATTTGTCGCCTTATCCGAACCGAGTGATAAAATACCCGGGTCACCCGAAACAAACACGCAGTTCCTATTTTGGTTACTCGCTTGTTATCCGACCGAAAAG CATAATTGTGGGAGCACCCCGAGCTCAATCCACTTTGCAAACGCAAAGCGCCATTAACGAGCCCGGGCAGATCTACAGGTGCTCCCTTGAAAACGGGGACTGCACCGCGTATGTACTGGATTCGAATGGAAACTATGATTCGCGCGATGAGGAAAACTTGAGCTCACATCACAAGGACTTCCAGTGGCTCGGCGGATCAATGGACGGAGGCACCCAGGATACCGATAAGCTCCTAGTTTGTGCCCCACGACTTTACACCCACAGCAGTGGGTTCGTAGATGACTTATACCGGCCCATTCAATACCACCTGCACGGAATCTGCTACTCGGTAAACAACACATTGACCGCCCGTCCGCAGCACGTGACGCCGATTTCCCCACTCCGTGCGGCAGATAAGCAGGAGATCAAGAATGGAACCGAAACTCGCAAATACTACATCATGGGCGAACTGGGACTGAGTGCTCATGTGCCGGATGACAACTCCAAGTTCCTGATCGGAGCCCCGGGCATCGATGACTGGAAGGGATCGGTGTTCCTGTACCAACAGCGGGGTTACGTGGAGACCACCTCCAACGTAGCTAAACGTGACACGAGTAGGGCACTCAGCCAGTTACGACCTAAGCGGGATATCTCTTCTAGGAAGAAGATACTAAAACCAAATTGGGACCAGGAGATTGACTCGTACTTTGGCTATGCCGTGGGTTCCGGCTACTTCAACAGTGCTAATTTGACCACCCTGCTATACTTGGCCACCGCTCCCCAAGCCAACAAGCAATCCGGTGAGGCATATATCTTTGCTGTGGATGAAGGTAGAATCCACTGGCAGCGCACATTTCGGGGCGATCAGTTTGGCGAATATTTCGGCTACTCAGTACTGGCGGAAGATCTCAATAGTGATGGAAAAACGGACGTCATCTTCTCAGCTCCCT ACTCTCTGGACGATTCCTATGACAATGGTGCCATATATGTGTTCATCAACAAGGGCTTT TTCCACTTTGAAATGACTATAGTGAAGTCGCCAGCGGGCAGCAAAGGCCGTTTCGGAACTACTCTATCGCGTCTGGGAGACATCAATCACGACGGATTTAATG ACATTGCCGTGGGAGCTCCCTTTGCCGGAAACGGATCGGTGTTCATCTACTTGGGCGGCAAACTTGGATTGCGGGATCAGCCAAGTCAGCGACTGGATGCTCCTGACCAGCAGGCTTCCAAGTACGGATCACACATGTTTGGACATGGTCTCTCCCGCGGAGCGGACATAGATGGTAATGGATTCAATGACTTCGCCATAGGAGCGCCCAGTGCTGAGGCCGTGTACCTGTACCGCTCCTATCCCGTCGTTAAAATACATGCTACGGTGAAGTTCAATTCACGGGAGATAAAACCGGGGCAGGACACGTTGAAGATCTCGGCGTGCTTTAAGCTCAGTACCACAGCCAAGAAAGCTGGTGTGGAGCAGCAGGAAACGGACTTCCGGGTGATCATTGACAAGGAGCTGAACCGGGCTAGGTTTGCCCAGACACAGTCCAATGAGATGAGCTTTAAGGCAAATGGCAGTCTCGACGAAAGATGCCACGATATCGTTGTTCAGATGGGCTATAGCCCTATATTCGATCCCATCGATCTGGAGATGAGCTACGAGCTGGCGAAGAAGGTTCAGAACTCAAAAG ATTTCTGCGAAACCTGTGCGATTGTTGATCCTTTTGATTCGAAGGTTTCATCGGATAGGATCACCTTCAACACGGGATGTGCCAAAGATGAGTGTGTCGTCGATCTGAAACTGAAAAGTAGGAATGTGAG CcccacttttatttttggcagtGCCAATACCATAAGTTTAAGCTACGAGATCACCAATAACGGAGAGAACGCCTACTATCCCAAATTCAATGTGACCAGTTCGTCGAGCCTGCCTTTCGCAAAGGTTCCTGGAAATTGCTTTACTGCCGAAGCCGTCCTGGTGTGCAAACTGAATCACGGACGACCGTTGGCCAAGGGCGTCAGTGACTTCATTACCATCAGCTTCGATGTTGGCCAACTCAGTGGCGAATCGCTGACCATCTCTGCAGAAGTGCATAGTGCCGGAAGTGAAGAGAACCCCACGGACAACATTCACATTGACGAGATCAGGTTGCGGGAGTTCACCGAGATCGATGCCAACgg TGGTCCCGCAAACGGTCAAGTTGCtctaaaatgtatatattccTCTGCGGAAATCATGAACCATTATGAGGTCAAAAGTCGCGGTCCCAGTAGTATCAAACAGCTAACGCTGTCAGTATATATTCCCGTGGCATATAAGGCGCCAGGATCTGAAGTATTTGTGCCCATTATTAACATGACCAGTTTGCATATGCAGGCCACCTACGATTCCCTTATGTTGCCCATCAAGCTCTACGATCAGAACGATACTCTGCTCAATACGTTTCCCATTGCAAATTCCACTCAGGGTGGACTAGACTACGACCAGACCCGAAGTCGTAGGGATCTCCAAAGCCTACTCGTCAACCAAACAGAGGAAGCTGGCATCTTCTTCGAAAGGCTTTTCGAGAAGCCGCCGCTAAATCGCAGCATTGTGTTGGACTGCCGGGAAACCAACACGACTATCTGCGCACATGCCGAGATGCATGTCACATTGAGACCATATAAACCCATCAACCTAAACATAAGCTTTAATGCAGATTTAAGGGACATTAAAGAGCCCTGGGAGTACTTTGTCATTCAGACCGATGTGGAACTGGTCAAGGCGGGCGATCCCACTTCCAGTTCGTTTGTGATAAATGGGCAAATTGAACCGAGCGTGTTATACACGCATGCTGGACTGTCCAtctggaaaatatttatggccgTAATCGGTGGAGGCTTGATCCTATCTGCAATAACCTATGGTTTTCACAAG CTTGGATTCTTTAAGCGCACCCTtcgcaacaaaaaaaggagGTTGATTCGCGAAATTTTTGAGGAGGGTATGGTAGAAGCGGATTTGAGTACGGATGCGGAGGCAGATATAGAGATTCCTCTCAACTAA
- the LOC128253775 gene encoding integrin alpha-PS3 isoform X1, protein MKVESKMFPLIFLALVAHLSTQIEAFNFMPRASMVINAPTNLKFYMNQTRSSYFGYTLVIRETSIIVGAPRAQSTLESQRNINETGAIYRCSLTNGACSPYVLDSRGDVDAPYNEYTWDSMRKDFQWLGGSMDGGTRDTDKLLVCAPRLYATSPRDYHLHGVCYWVNNTLASTPGHVTRISPLRLKALQVIEEDDGVKASFNYIMGEMGLSAHVADDNSKFLIGAPGINTWKGSVVLYRQVDPVENPTASRRDTSKALHHRAIRDVDTNEYIPEHYAPEIPKPLLWKQEDDSYFGYAVSSGYFDSSNPKTLLYVATAPQANKQSGEAYIFDVRGKSIHKFHVFRGEQFGEYFGYSVLAEDLNGDGKTDVIVSAPFHALEDSYDNGAIYVFINKGFFNFERKILRSPVGTRAHFGTTLARLGDINHDGYNDVAVGAPFAGNGSVFIYLGGELGLRDQPSQRLDAPAQQASKYGSHMFGHGLSRGSDIDGNGFNDFAIGAPNAEAVYLYRAYPVVKIHATVKSESREIKPEQDKVKITACYRLSTTARATEVQQQELDIRIAIDTQLKRVKFAQSQTNEMSFRANAGLGEQCRVYEAQVRYSEKDIFTPIDLEMHYELTKKIPDSEVFCETCVAVDPAEPKVYTEKIIFSTGCATAVCTADLQLRSKDVNPTYILGSADTLRLNYEITNNGETAYLPQFNVTSTSRLAFAQVPGNCKVADAVMVCDLNRGRPLAKGDSDSVTISFDVSQLSGQSLIIHAEVFSTGYEKNPTDNRQTNVIGLREYTEIDASGGQTNDQIDLEHYSNSAEIINNYEIKSNGPSVIEQLTVSFYIPIAYKVAGQTEVIPIINITSLKMQASYDSQLLGVDLYDQNNTLLIVEPLEVATTTTLSGGLERTVITQNGQGYDIHTSGHVHQTMQVLDTDTVSTASMSRRRRDLKALTAHREQYARISNVKAHDLLSDDFKDKLPVNRTIVFNCRDPEMTICVRAEMRVHFRPEKSINLNMRYKVDLNQVNAILMDPWEYFVILTDLKLLKKGDPTSNSFLINQRIEPNIISKHLEAGLPIWIIILSVIGGLLLLAAISYTLYKFGFFNRAKKEELDRLVQQNPVEPEAENLNSGANN, encoded by the exons ATGAAAGTTGAATCGAAAATGTTCCCCCTCATATTCCTCGCCCTCGTGGCCCATCTGTCCACGCAAATCGAAGCCTTTAATTTCATGCCCCGAGCGAGCATGGTGATAAACGCCCCGACGAATCTTAAGTTCTACATGAACCAAACTCGCAGCTCCTACTTTGGATACACGCTAGTCATTCGTGAAACCAG TATCATAGTGGGAGCTCCTCGGGCGCAATCCACTTTAGAATCGCAGCGCAACATCAACGAGACCGGGGCCATCTACCGGTGCTCCCTGACGAACGGAGCCTGCAGTCCGTATGTCTTGGACTCCCGAGGAGATGTCGATGCGCCGTACAACGAGTACACCTGGGACTCGATGCGCAAGGACTTCCAGTGGCTGGGCGGATCGATGGACGGCGGCACCCGCGACACGGACAAGCTGCTCGTCTGTGCCCCCCGATTGTACGCTACCAGTCCCAGGGACTACCACCTGCACGGCGTGTGCTACTGGGTCAACAACACACTGGCCAGCACTCCGGGGCACGTGACCCGCATCTCGCCACTGCGCCTGAAGGCACTGCAGGTGATCGAGGAGGACGACGGCGTCAAGGCCAGCTTCAACTACATCATGGGCGAAATGGGTCTGAGTGCCCATGTGGCGGACGACAACTCCAAGTTCCTGATCGGAGCCCCCGGCATCAATACGTGGAAGGGATCGGTGGTCCTCTATCGGCAAGTGGATCCCGTGGAGAATCCCACCGCCAGCAGACGTGACACGAGCAAGGCGCTCCACCACCGCGCCATCCGTGATGTGGACACCAACGAGTATATACCGGAGCACTATGCCCCCGAGATCCCCAAGCCACTGCTTTGGAAGCAGGAGGATGACTCGTACTTCGGCTATGCCGTGAGCTCCGGCTACTTTGACAGCTCCAACCCGAAAACCCTGCTCTACGTGGCCACCGCTCCGCAGGCCAACAAGCAGTCCGGCGAGGCCTACATCTTCGATGTGCGGGGAAAGAGCATCCACAAGTTCCACGTCTTCCGGGGCGAACAGTTTGGCGAGTACTTTGGCTACTCCGTTCTGGCGGAGGATCTCAATGGCGACGGCAAGACGGATGTCATCGTATCAGCTCCCTTCCACGCTCTGGAGGATTCCTACGACAATGGTGCCATCTATGTGTTCATCAACAAGGGCTTT TTCAACTTTGAACGGAAGATTTTACGTTCGCCAGTGGGCACTAGAGCGCATTTCGGAACTACACTTGCTCGCCTGGGCGACATCAATCACGATGGCTATAATG ACGTGGCCGTGGGAGCTCCCTTTGCCGGAAACGGATCGGTGTTCATCTACCTGGGCGGTGAACTGGGATTGCGGGATCAGCCAAGTCAGCGACTGGATGCTCCTGCCCAGCAGGCTTCCAAGTACGGATCACACATGTTTGGACATGGTCTCTCCCGCGGATCGGACATAGATGGTAACGGATTCAATGACTTCGCCATCGGTGCCCCCAATGCTGAGGCCGTGTACCTGTATCGCGCCTATCCCGTCGTTAAAATACATGCCACCGTGAAGTCGGAATCGCGGGAGATTAAACCGGAGCAGGACAAGGTGAAGATCACCGCCTGCTACCGGCTGAGCACCACTGCCAGGGCCACGGAggtgcagcagcaggagctggACATCCGGATCGCCATCGACACGCAGTTGAAGCGGGTTAAGTTCGCCCAGTCGCAGACCAACGAGATGAGCTTTAGGGCGAATGCGGGCCTGGGCGAACAGTGCCGGGTGTACGAGGCACAGGTGCGCTACAGCGAGAAGGACATTTTCACGCCCATCGACCTGGAGATGCACTACGAACTGACCAAGAAGATACCCGACTCGGAGG TGTTCTGCGAAACCTGCGTGGCTGTTGATCCGGCGGAGCCAAAGGTTTATACCGAGAAGATCATATTCAGCACGGGCTGTGCCACCGCTGTTTGCACCGCCGATCTGCAGTTGAGGAGCAAGGATGTGAA CCCCACTTATATTTTGGGCAGTGCCGATACCCTGCGTCTGAATTACGAGATCACCAACAACGGAGAGACCGCCTATCTGCCTCAGTTCAACGTGACCAGCACCTCGCGTTTGGCCTTCGCTCAGGTTCCCGGAAATTGCAAGGTGGCCGATGCAGTAATGGTCTGCGATCTGAACCGAGGACGACCACTGGCCAAGGGTGACAGTGACTCCGTGACCATCAGCTTCGATGTGAGCCAACTCAGCGGACAGTCGCTGATCATCCATGCGGAGGTATTCAGCACGGGCTACGAGAAGAATCCCACGGACAACAGACAGACCAACGTGATTGGCCTGCGGGAGTACACCGAAATCGATGCCAGCGG GGGCCAGACAAACGATCAAATCGATTTGGAGCACTACAGCAACTCGGCGGAGATCATCAACAACTACGAGATCAAGAGCAACGGGCCCAGTGTCATCGAGCAGTTGACCGTGTCCTTCTACATACCCATTGCCTACAAGGTGGCTGGCCAGACTGAAGTGATACCCATCATAAACATAACCAGCCTGAAGATGCAGGCCTCCTACGATTCCCAGCTGCTGGGCGTGGATCTGTACGACCAGAACAATACCCTGCTGATTGTGGAGCCCCTTGAGgtggccaccaccaccacgctGAGCGGAGGCTTGGAGCGCACTGTGATCACCCAAAATGGACAGGGCTACGACATCCACACCAGTGGACATGTGCACCAGACGATGCAGGTGCTCGACACCGACACGGTTTCCACCGCCTCCATGTCCCGCCGGCGTCGCGATCTCAAGGCCTTGACCGCCCACCGGGAGCAGTATGCTCGCATCTCGAATGTCAAGGCCCACGATCTGCTGAGCGATGACTTCAAGGACAAGCTGCCGGTGAATCGCACCATCGTGTTCAATTGTCGCGATCCCGAGATGACCATCTGCGTGAGGGCCGAAATGCGCGTCCACTTTAGGCCGGAGAAGTCCATTAACCTGAACATGCGCTACAAGGTGGATCTGAACCAGGTGAATGCCATTCTGATGGACCCCTGGGAGTACTTTGTCATCCTCACCGACCTGAAGCTGCTCAAGAAGGGCGATCCCACGTCCAACTCGTTTCTGATCAACCAGAGGATCGAGCCGAACATCATATCCAAGCATCTGGAGGCTGGACTGCCCATCTGGATCATCATTTTGTCCGTGATCGgtggcctgctgctgctcgccgCTATAAGCTATACTCTGTACAAG TTTGGCTTCTTCAATCGCGCCAAGAAGGAGGAGCTGGACAGGTTGGTTCAGCAGAACCCCGTCGAACCGGAGGCGGAAAACCTCAACAGTGGGGCCAATAACTAG
- the LOC128253775 gene encoding integrin alpha-PS3 isoform X2 encodes MARQQGREFWVVLVVLFGLASHCNGFNLSPRPNRQIADPQFATTLPKVRASYFGFTMSLRPNGIIVGAPRAQSTLESQRNINETGAIYRCSLTNGACSPYVLDSRGDVDAPYNEYTWDSMRKDFQWLGGSMDGGTRDTDKLLVCAPRLYATSPRDYHLHGVCYWVNNTLASTPGHVTRISPLRLKALQVIEEDDGVKASFNYIMGEMGLSAHVADDNSKFLIGAPGINTWKGSVVLYRQVDPVENPTASRRDTSKALHHRAIRDVDTNEYIPEHYAPEIPKPLLWKQEDDSYFGYAVSSGYFDSSNPKTLLYVATAPQANKQSGEAYIFDVRGKSIHKFHVFRGEQFGEYFGYSVLAEDLNGDGKTDVIVSAPFHALEDSYDNGAIYVFINKGFFNFERKILRSPVGTRAHFGTTLARLGDINHDGYNDVAVGAPFAGNGSVFIYLGGELGLRDQPSQRLDAPAQQASKYGSHMFGHGLSRGSDIDGNGFNDFAIGAPNAEAVYLYRAYPVVKIHATVKSESREIKPEQDKVKITACYRLSTTARATEVQQQELDIRIAIDTQLKRVKFAQSQTNEMSFRANAGLGEQCRVYEAQVRYSEKDIFTPIDLEMHYELTKKIPDSEVFCETCVAVDPAEPKVYTEKIIFSTGCATAVCTADLQLRSKDVNPTYILGSADTLRLNYEITNNGETAYLPQFNVTSTSRLAFAQVPGNCKVADAVMVCDLNRGRPLAKGDSDSVTISFDVSQLSGQSLIIHAEVFSTGYEKNPTDNRQTNVIGLREYTEIDASGGQTNDQIDLEHYSNSAEIINNYEIKSNGPSVIEQLTVSFYIPIAYKVAGQTEVIPIINITSLKMQASYDSQLLGVDLYDQNNTLLIVEPLEVATTTTLSGGLERTVITQNGQGYDIHTSGHVHQTMQVLDTDTVSTASMSRRRRDLKALTAHREQYARISNVKAHDLLSDDFKDKLPVNRTIVFNCRDPEMTICVRAEMRVHFRPEKSINLNMRYKVDLNQVNAILMDPWEYFVILTDLKLLKKGDPTSNSFLINQRIEPNIISKHLEAGLPIWIIILSVIGGLLLLAAISYTLYKFGFFNRAKKEELDRLVQQNPVEPEAENLNSGANN; translated from the exons atgGCGCGGCAGCAAGGTCGCGAATTctgggtggtgctggtggtgctgttTGGCTTGGCCAGCCACTGCAATGGCTTTAATCTTTCGCCACGACCCAACAGGCAGATAGCGGATCCCCAGTTCGCCACCACTCTGCCCAAAGTGCGTGCGTCATATTTCGGATTCACCATGAGCCTGCGACCCAATGG TATCATAGTGGGAGCTCCTCGGGCGCAATCCACTTTAGAATCGCAGCGCAACATCAACGAGACCGGGGCCATCTACCGGTGCTCCCTGACGAACGGAGCCTGCAGTCCGTATGTCTTGGACTCCCGAGGAGATGTCGATGCGCCGTACAACGAGTACACCTGGGACTCGATGCGCAAGGACTTCCAGTGGCTGGGCGGATCGATGGACGGCGGCACCCGCGACACGGACAAGCTGCTCGTCTGTGCCCCCCGATTGTACGCTACCAGTCCCAGGGACTACCACCTGCACGGCGTGTGCTACTGGGTCAACAACACACTGGCCAGCACTCCGGGGCACGTGACCCGCATCTCGCCACTGCGCCTGAAGGCACTGCAGGTGATCGAGGAGGACGACGGCGTCAAGGCCAGCTTCAACTACATCATGGGCGAAATGGGTCTGAGTGCCCATGTGGCGGACGACAACTCCAAGTTCCTGATCGGAGCCCCCGGCATCAATACGTGGAAGGGATCGGTGGTCCTCTATCGGCAAGTGGATCCCGTGGAGAATCCCACCGCCAGCAGACGTGACACGAGCAAGGCGCTCCACCACCGCGCCATCCGTGATGTGGACACCAACGAGTATATACCGGAGCACTATGCCCCCGAGATCCCCAAGCCACTGCTTTGGAAGCAGGAGGATGACTCGTACTTCGGCTATGCCGTGAGCTCCGGCTACTTTGACAGCTCCAACCCGAAAACCCTGCTCTACGTGGCCACCGCTCCGCAGGCCAACAAGCAGTCCGGCGAGGCCTACATCTTCGATGTGCGGGGAAAGAGCATCCACAAGTTCCACGTCTTCCGGGGCGAACAGTTTGGCGAGTACTTTGGCTACTCCGTTCTGGCGGAGGATCTCAATGGCGACGGCAAGACGGATGTCATCGTATCAGCTCCCTTCCACGCTCTGGAGGATTCCTACGACAATGGTGCCATCTATGTGTTCATCAACAAGGGCTTT TTCAACTTTGAACGGAAGATTTTACGTTCGCCAGTGGGCACTAGAGCGCATTTCGGAACTACACTTGCTCGCCTGGGCGACATCAATCACGATGGCTATAATG ACGTGGCCGTGGGAGCTCCCTTTGCCGGAAACGGATCGGTGTTCATCTACCTGGGCGGTGAACTGGGATTGCGGGATCAGCCAAGTCAGCGACTGGATGCTCCTGCCCAGCAGGCTTCCAAGTACGGATCACACATGTTTGGACATGGTCTCTCCCGCGGATCGGACATAGATGGTAACGGATTCAATGACTTCGCCATCGGTGCCCCCAATGCTGAGGCCGTGTACCTGTATCGCGCCTATCCCGTCGTTAAAATACATGCCACCGTGAAGTCGGAATCGCGGGAGATTAAACCGGAGCAGGACAAGGTGAAGATCACCGCCTGCTACCGGCTGAGCACCACTGCCAGGGCCACGGAggtgcagcagcaggagctggACATCCGGATCGCCATCGACACGCAGTTGAAGCGGGTTAAGTTCGCCCAGTCGCAGACCAACGAGATGAGCTTTAGGGCGAATGCGGGCCTGGGCGAACAGTGCCGGGTGTACGAGGCACAGGTGCGCTACAGCGAGAAGGACATTTTCACGCCCATCGACCTGGAGATGCACTACGAACTGACCAAGAAGATACCCGACTCGGAGG TGTTCTGCGAAACCTGCGTGGCTGTTGATCCGGCGGAGCCAAAGGTTTATACCGAGAAGATCATATTCAGCACGGGCTGTGCCACCGCTGTTTGCACCGCCGATCTGCAGTTGAGGAGCAAGGATGTGAA CCCCACTTATATTTTGGGCAGTGCCGATACCCTGCGTCTGAATTACGAGATCACCAACAACGGAGAGACCGCCTATCTGCCTCAGTTCAACGTGACCAGCACCTCGCGTTTGGCCTTCGCTCAGGTTCCCGGAAATTGCAAGGTGGCCGATGCAGTAATGGTCTGCGATCTGAACCGAGGACGACCACTGGCCAAGGGTGACAGTGACTCCGTGACCATCAGCTTCGATGTGAGCCAACTCAGCGGACAGTCGCTGATCATCCATGCGGAGGTATTCAGCACGGGCTACGAGAAGAATCCCACGGACAACAGACAGACCAACGTGATTGGCCTGCGGGAGTACACCGAAATCGATGCCAGCGG GGGCCAGACAAACGATCAAATCGATTTGGAGCACTACAGCAACTCGGCGGAGATCATCAACAACTACGAGATCAAGAGCAACGGGCCCAGTGTCATCGAGCAGTTGACCGTGTCCTTCTACATACCCATTGCCTACAAGGTGGCTGGCCAGACTGAAGTGATACCCATCATAAACATAACCAGCCTGAAGATGCAGGCCTCCTACGATTCCCAGCTGCTGGGCGTGGATCTGTACGACCAGAACAATACCCTGCTGATTGTGGAGCCCCTTGAGgtggccaccaccaccacgctGAGCGGAGGCTTGGAGCGCACTGTGATCACCCAAAATGGACAGGGCTACGACATCCACACCAGTGGACATGTGCACCAGACGATGCAGGTGCTCGACACCGACACGGTTTCCACCGCCTCCATGTCCCGCCGGCGTCGCGATCTCAAGGCCTTGACCGCCCACCGGGAGCAGTATGCTCGCATCTCGAATGTCAAGGCCCACGATCTGCTGAGCGATGACTTCAAGGACAAGCTGCCGGTGAATCGCACCATCGTGTTCAATTGTCGCGATCCCGAGATGACCATCTGCGTGAGGGCCGAAATGCGCGTCCACTTTAGGCCGGAGAAGTCCATTAACCTGAACATGCGCTACAAGGTGGATCTGAACCAGGTGAATGCCATTCTGATGGACCCCTGGGAGTACTTTGTCATCCTCACCGACCTGAAGCTGCTCAAGAAGGGCGATCCCACGTCCAACTCGTTTCTGATCAACCAGAGGATCGAGCCGAACATCATATCCAAGCATCTGGAGGCTGGACTGCCCATCTGGATCATCATTTTGTCCGTGATCGgtggcctgctgctgctcgccgCTATAAGCTATACTCTGTACAAG TTTGGCTTCTTCAATCGCGCCAAGAAGGAGGAGCTGGACAGGTTGGTTCAGCAGAACCCCGTCGAACCGGAGGCGGAAAACCTCAACAGTGGGGCCAATAACTAG